The following are encoded together in the Zingiber officinale cultivar Zhangliang chromosome 8A, Zo_v1.1, whole genome shotgun sequence genome:
- the LOC122011291 gene encoding transcription termination factor MTERF8, chloroplastic-like, which produces MLHLHSLVRCRALLPSIQLRHVFFSTGASASSSVATASPDPHFLVEYLVNTCGFTADDASKVSKSRPRFRSAEKADAVLGFLKSQGLDGANLRKLITWMPKLFGWDVETNLAPKFKFLRDMGFSESDAVNAIMLHPAILSLSIQKTLLPKLKFWESLFGSKEILLKNLRKGNRFISNSIENVVRPNLNFLRDECGIPEERVSLAIKRHPSFIVLNPDTFRALVDRADGLGVPRGSRMFLWILYVLHAVSREKFEAQVKLMNSFGWSNSDFITAIKKYPQFLGLSIELLQRKMEFLVKDVGIAPSDIAYHPTPLGLSLEKRLIPRFRVMEILKSEGLWTSRNKIHGFLSSSGPKFLQKYVLPYQDMHPKLLEVLSCDV; this is translated from the coding sequence ATGCTTCACCTTCACTCCCTAGTCCGCTGCCGTGCGCTCCTTCCATCGATCCAACTCCGTCACGTCTTCTTCTCCACCGGCGCTTCCGCATCCTCCTCAGTCGCTACCGCTTCTCCCGATCCTCACTTCCTTGTCGAGTACCTCGTGAATACATGCGGGTTCACCGCCGACGATGCTTCCAAGGTCTCCAAGTCGCGCCCCCGTTTTCGGTCCGCCGAGAAGGCCGACGCCGTTCTTGGATTTCTCAAATCTCAGGGCCTTGATGGCGCGAATCTCAGAAAGCTAATAACTTGGATGCCAAAATTGTTCGGCTGGGATGTGGAGACGAACCTCGCTCCAAAGTTCAAATTTTTGCGCGACATGGGGTTCTCTGAGTCCGACGCCGTCAATGCCATTATGCTGCATCCCGCCATTCTTTCCCTCAGCATCCAGAAAACGCTTCTCCCCAAATTGAAGTTTTGGGAAAGTCTTTTTGGATCCAAGGAGATCCTCCTCAAGAATCTCCGGAAGGGTAACAGGTTTATAAGCAACAGCATTGAGAATGTGGTACGCCCGAACTTGAACTTTTTACGGGATGAATGTGGTATTCCTGAAGAGCGAGTTTCTCTTGCCATTAAAAGGCACCCCAGTTTCATCGTGCTGAACCCAGATACCTTCCGGGCTCTGGTGGATAGAGCTGACGGGCTTGGAGTTCCCCGGGGATCTAGAATGTTCCTCTggatcctttatgtgctgcacgCGGTCAGCAGGGAAAAATTTGAAGCCCAAGTAAAGCTCATGAACAGTTTTGGTTGGTCGAACTCCGATTTCATTACTGCAATCAAGAAATATCCACAATTTTTAGGCCTTTCCATAGAGTTATTGCAGAGAAAGATGGAATTTTTGGTCAAGGATGTTGGGATTGCACCTTCAGACATTGCTTACCACCCGACACCTTTAGGATTAAGTTTGGAAAAGAGGTTAATTCCTcgatttcgtgtgatggagatATTGAAATCTGAAGGGTTATGGACGTCAAGAAACAAGATACATGGATTTTTATCATCATCTGGTCCAAAATTTTTGCAGAAGTATGTGCTCCCTTACCAAGATATGCACCCCAAACTTCTTGAAGTCTTGTCTTGTGACGTGTAG